In Ignavibacteriales bacterium, a single window of DNA contains:
- a CDS encoding M6 family metalloprotease domain-containing protein, with product MEIRFNRHRSNSFIPVRLICLMIFLTSTLSVASIPPHPRVEELIKKGLAKLPYQLAYKTEAELRGINAPSKISYLNKNQNLKSVFGSSFRTLAILVQFNDQTAQTNPGYYDTLLFGATGKTLNNYYGEISYGQMDIITVNLPSGCGWMNVKESYSYYVDGQNGFGTYPKNAQKLVEEVVTVADSFIDYSKYDNDGDGFVDALFIIHSGSGAEFTGSVNDIWSHQWSTNSPLQLDGVNIYRYSMEPEYWIQPGDMTCGVFAHEMGHSVFNLPDLYDYGQDSKGLGRWSLMASGSWNGSLGDSPAHPDAWSRMKMGFVQPITVTENLLDYSIPNIVDSSIIIRLSPNNSTEYFLLENRLKKGFDSALRGEGLLIYHIDESQSTNSNQWYPSRTSSGHYMIALEQADGNYDLEKNLNSGDASDPFPGNLRKYFFNSTSLPGANEYNDTTSGIAVTNIRKNGSTIVVNLFGSNSNANINMSPSTLEMICNLNSIVSKNIMLTNNGGEDAKYSLTIDTMQALISRGMYIRSNGIEFQSIEGTIYPGDSNSVDISISAIDLAEGNYSTNLFLQYDGKTYFLPVNLTILGTDQSVSVVTQVEYGWNIVSTPVTVRNDSVKVIYPSAKSRAYAYSPGGGFIPSSTLQAGIGYWMKSASTEFVSITGIPIDTISVVVKEGWNLIGSATSPYQLINIGQYPAEIIDSKIYGFQNGYYPADTLMPGKGYWLKIKQDGLLKIYHNVSSALHKVVSDSEESSDKIGKFTFTTKNQSRKELYLIGVSNNHNVRSYELPPVPPEGIFDVRFSSSIPGSFGSWATEIGSYSHDDNSVEILINSDDYPIEITYTGVKVSLTEMVDGVPTLSHQLFVDGKVTINDSRVKSFTIYYDKQEVAPQEFKLLQNYPNPFNPSTIINYQLPIDDYVTIKVYNILGEEVAILVDGFETSGYKAIRFDGSNLPSGVYYVRMRVDVSTGSTFNDTKKIILTK from the coding sequence ATGGAAATAAGATTCAACCGGCACAGATCTAATTCATTTATACCGGTACGATTGATCTGTTTAATGATTTTTTTAACTTCAACACTATCGGTTGCGTCTATTCCACCACATCCGCGAGTCGAAGAACTAATAAAAAAAGGTCTTGCGAAACTACCATATCAATTAGCGTATAAAACAGAGGCCGAACTAAGGGGAATTAACGCTCCGTCAAAAATCAGTTATCTGAATAAGAATCAAAATCTAAAATCGGTTTTTGGATCTTCATTCCGCACACTCGCAATCCTCGTCCAATTCAATGATCAAACGGCTCAGACAAATCCGGGTTATTATGATACTTTGCTATTTGGTGCAACGGGCAAAACGTTGAATAATTATTATGGTGAAATATCATACGGACAAATGGATATAATAACTGTGAACCTTCCATCAGGATGTGGATGGATGAATGTAAAAGAATCGTATAGTTATTATGTTGATGGGCAAAATGGTTTTGGCACTTATCCGAAAAACGCGCAAAAACTAGTTGAAGAGGTAGTCACTGTAGCTGATTCCTTTATTGACTACTCGAAGTACGACAACGATGGTGATGGATTTGTTGATGCTTTATTTATTATCCATTCCGGAAGCGGAGCTGAGTTCACAGGTAGTGTGAACGATATTTGGTCGCATCAATGGAGCACAAATTCACCTTTACAATTAGATGGCGTGAATATTTATAGGTATTCAATGGAACCGGAATATTGGATACAACCGGGAGATATGACTTGCGGTGTGTTCGCTCATGAAATGGGACATTCTGTTTTCAATCTTCCCGATTTATATGATTATGGTCAGGATTCAAAAGGGCTTGGCAGGTGGAGCTTAATGGCATCGGGTAGCTGGAACGGTTCATTAGGCGATTCTCCCGCGCATCCCGACGCGTGGTCGAGAATGAAAATGGGTTTTGTTCAACCAATAACGGTTACTGAAAACCTTCTTGATTATTCCATCCCGAATATTGTAGACAGTTCGATAATAATTAGATTATCTCCGAATAATAGTACGGAATATTTTTTATTGGAGAACAGATTGAAAAAAGGATTTGATTCAGCTTTGAGGGGAGAGGGATTACTTATTTATCACATCGATGAATCGCAATCTACGAATTCTAACCAATGGTATCCATCGAGAACATCGAGCGGTCATTACATGATTGCTTTGGAACAGGCAGACGGCAATTATGACCTTGAAAAAAACCTCAATTCGGGCGATGCATCCGACCCGTTCCCAGGCAACCTGCGAAAATATTTTTTTAACAGCACATCCCTTCCTGGTGCCAATGAATACAATGATACTACTTCAGGTATCGCGGTCACCAACATCAGAAAAAATGGATCGACTATCGTTGTTAATTTGTTCGGCTCTAATTCCAATGCGAATATTAATATGTCTCCCTCAACTCTGGAAATGATTTGTAATCTGAATTCCATTGTTTCAAAAAATATTATGCTTACCAACAACGGTGGTGAAGATGCAAAATATTCGTTAACAATCGATACTATGCAGGCATTAATATCGCGCGGTATGTATATAAGATCGAACGGAATTGAGTTCCAATCAATCGAAGGAACAATATATCCGGGTGATTCAAACTCGGTGGATATCTCGATCTCAGCTATTGATTTAGCAGAGGGTAATTATTCTACAAATTTATTTTTACAATATGATGGTAAAACATATTTTCTCCCGGTCAACTTAACAATCTTGGGTACTGATCAAAGTGTATCAGTTGTAACTCAAGTTGAATACGGTTGGAATATTGTCTCAACACCCGTTACAGTTCGCAACGATAGCGTAAAGGTAATTTATCCTTCAGCAAAAAGTCGGGCGTATGCCTATTCTCCGGGAGGGGGCTTTATTCCAAGTTCGACCCTGCAAGCTGGAATTGGATATTGGATGAAATCCGCATCTACTGAATTCGTGTCAATTACCGGAATCCCAATAGACACAATTTCGGTAGTTGTAAAAGAAGGTTGGAATTTAATCGGATCTGCAACATCTCCATATCAATTAATAAATATCGGACAATATCCTGCCGAGATCATTGATTCAAAAATTTATGGTTTTCAAAATGGATACTATCCTGCAGATACTCTGATGCCTGGGAAAGGATATTGGTTGAAAATAAAACAGGATGGTTTGTTAAAGATTTATCATAATGTATCGAGTGCTTTACATAAAGTTGTTTCCGATTCAGAAGAATCATCAGACAAAATTGGTAAATTCACATTCACGACTAAAAATCAATCACGTAAAGAGTTATACCTTATTGGTGTCAGCAACAATCATAATGTTCGATCGTATGAATTGCCACCGGTTCCACCCGAAGGAATATTTGATGTCAGATTTTCATCCTCCATACCCGGATCATTTGGAAGTTGGGCAACAGAAATCGGTTCTTATTCACACGATGATAATTCAGTTGAGATACTTATTAATAGTGATGATTATCCCATAGAGATTACATATACCGGAGTAAAAGTTTCATTAACCGAGATGGTTGATGGAGTTCCGACTTTATCGCACCAATTATTCGTGGACGGAAAAGTTACGATAAACGATTCGAGAGTTAAATCGTTTACCATTTATTATGATAAGCAGGAAGTGGCGCCACAGGAATTCAAATTATTACAAAATTATCCAAATCCTTTTAACCCATCGACAATTATCAATTATCAATTGCCAATTGACGATTATGTAACCATTAAGGTATACAATATACTGGGAGAAGAAGTGGCAATATTGGTGGACGGATTTGAAACATCTGGATATAAGGCAATTAGGTTCGATGGTTCTAATCTTCCAAGTGGTGTTTACTATGTTCGGATGAGGGTAGATGTCTCAACCGGTTCAACATTTAACGATACGAAGAAAATTATATTGACGAAGTAA
- a CDS encoding tetratricopeptide repeat protein — protein sequence MNTTIFHNKWSAFLILAGVSIVAFFPLLNNNFVNYDDPGYITQNQNVRSGISLKTIVWAFKSNEQSNWHPLTWMSHALDYQLFGLNPTYHHLMNLLLHIISSVLLFIFLKKATDSHWQSLFVAVVFAIHPLHVESVAWASERKDVLSGLFWMLTMWAYIRYRQVPGLSRYMLVLFLFSLGILSKPMIITLPFVLILLDYWPLNHLSFKSMTGKKEKYIIPTSLVNNIKDKIPFFILSLGSSIITYIVQREGGSMAESGGLLFKDRLFNAVLSYSKYIVKTFIPTDLSVFYPHPANNINLLLVFFSFIILLSFTWFVWKRRSTLPFLFVGWFWFLGTLVPVIGIVQVGLQSMADRYMYLPMIGLTITIAWGLPIFLRRHIQNPKHIFTFGFVAVSLMMTFVARTQTEYWKDSKTLFQHALSVTSDNDIAYTNLGVDYADSGKHRDAVYNLRKAYQLKPNEVGIRSNLAKALASIGEYDEALDHYNWLLKKVKPDPRLYLRIGNVHADEGRYDEAVVYFLKSIELDSSNAFTHCQLGEVYIYQGKYIEAKQECTRALQIDSTYAEAHNILGVLAGKQQQYDLALDEFSEAIRLDSLNSDYYTDLGVLYDKMNQFSNSEYAYKKAIALNQNNLDACFNLGLIYGKQKKYHEAEDQWRRIILIDTVSINVRMNLAMLYEVQDKKIQALDQYVKIIRMEKKNAVAYYFAGILFEKLNKLSEAEEHFRGAIKIAPTYRDPQIALQRILSSKNK from the coding sequence TTGAATACGACAATATTCCATAATAAATGGTCGGCATTTTTAATATTGGCGGGCGTATCTATTGTCGCCTTTTTTCCCTTATTAAATAATAACTTCGTCAATTACGACGATCCGGGATACATCACACAAAATCAGAACGTTCGGTCGGGCATTTCATTAAAAACGATTGTGTGGGCATTCAAATCAAATGAACAATCGAACTGGCACCCGCTAACTTGGATGTCTCATGCACTTGATTATCAGTTATTCGGATTGAATCCGACCTACCACCATCTCATGAATCTTTTATTGCATATCATCAGTTCCGTTCTACTTTTTATATTTCTAAAAAAAGCGACCGATTCGCATTGGCAAAGTTTATTTGTTGCAGTCGTGTTTGCTATACATCCCCTCCATGTTGAGTCGGTTGCATGGGCATCTGAGAGGAAAGATGTATTGAGCGGATTATTCTGGATGCTTACCATGTGGGCGTATATACGCTATCGTCAGGTGCCTGGTTTATCCCGTTACATGTTGGTGTTATTTTTGTTCTCATTAGGGATTTTATCAAAGCCAATGATAATTACACTTCCATTCGTTTTGATATTGCTCGATTATTGGCCTCTGAATCATTTATCTTTCAAGTCGATGACAGGAAAAAAGGAAAAATATATTATTCCAACATCGCTCGTTAATAATATCAAAGATAAAATACCGTTCTTTATTCTTTCGCTCGGTTCAAGTATAATAACATATATCGTTCAGCGTGAGGGTGGAAGTATGGCGGAATCTGGTGGCTTGTTGTTTAAAGATAGGTTGTTCAACGCGGTATTATCATACTCAAAATACATTGTTAAAACATTTATCCCAACCGATCTTTCTGTGTTTTATCCTCATCCCGCGAATAATATAAATCTGCTTTTAGTATTTTTTTCATTTATAATTCTTCTTTCATTCACGTGGTTTGTCTGGAAACGAAGATCAACTCTCCCATTTTTATTCGTCGGATGGTTTTGGTTTCTTGGAACACTGGTACCGGTGATAGGCATTGTTCAAGTGGGATTACAGTCTATGGCAGATCGTTATATGTATTTACCTATGATCGGATTAACAATTACTATAGCATGGGGATTGCCGATATTCCTCCGACGCCACATACAAAATCCGAAGCATATCTTTACTTTCGGATTCGTAGCCGTTTCACTCATGATGACATTCGTGGCAAGAACACAAACAGAATATTGGAAAGATAGCAAAACATTATTTCAACATGCGCTTTCGGTAACTTCGGATAACGATATCGCTTACACGAATTTAGGTGTTGATTATGCTGATTCAGGAAAACATCGCGATGCTGTTTATAATTTACGAAAAGCGTACCAGCTCAAACCCAATGAAGTCGGAATTCGCAGCAATCTCGCGAAAGCTTTGGCTTCGATAGGTGAATATGATGAAGCACTCGATCACTATAACTGGTTGCTAAAAAAAGTAAAACCCGATCCGAGATTATACTTAAGAATCGGAAATGTGCATGCGGATGAAGGAAGGTACGATGAAGCGGTGGTATATTTTCTCAAATCGATCGAACTGGATTCATCGAATGCTTTTACACATTGTCAGTTAGGAGAGGTTTACATATATCAGGGAAAGTACATCGAAGCGAAACAGGAGTGCACACGGGCTTTACAGATCGATAGCACATATGCTGAAGCGCATAATATCCTAGGAGTACTGGCCGGTAAGCAGCAGCAATACGATTTGGCACTTGATGAATTTTCTGAAGCGATAAGGTTAGATTCATTAAACTCAGATTATTACACCGATCTTGGGGTATTGTACGATAAGATGAATCAATTCTCTAATTCGGAATATGCTTATAAAAAAGCAATCGCATTAAATCAGAATAATCTCGATGCGTGTTTTAATTTAGGATTAATATATGGTAAACAAAAAAAATATCACGAAGCAGAAGATCAGTGGAGACGCATAATCTTAATTGATACGGTTTCGATTAATGTCCGGATGAACTTAGCAATGCTTTATGAAGTTCAAGATAAAAAGATACAAGCTCTTGATCAGTATGTAAAAATTATACGTATGGAAAAAAAGAACGCGGTGGCTTATTATTTCGCCGGAATATTATTCGAAAAGTTGAACAAATTATCTGAAGCGGAGGAACATTTCAGGGGAGCAATAAAAATCGCACCAACCTATCGCGATCCCCAGATCGCTCTTCAGAGGATTCTATCATCCAAAAATAAATGA